In Planctomycetia bacterium, the following proteins share a genomic window:
- a CDS encoding ATP-dependent Clp protease proteolytic subunit has protein sequence MRNGFASSPVDPQANGGYQRQRQLTLGDLLLENRIIFLQGEIYDGNANEIVMKLLYLQSENRRKDIHFYINSPGGSVTATMAMYDTMQILTCPVATYCVGLAASGGAVILAGGAKGKRFALPHSKVMIHQPAGQVGGQVTDIEIQANEIMKTREELNKVLAFHTGQPVERIAKDVDRDYYLTAQESKDYGLVDEVLLKPPVDPDADDKD, from the coding sequence ATGCGTAACGGCTTTGCCTCATCCCCGGTCGACCCTCAGGCCAACGGCGGCTATCAGCGTCAGCGCCAACTCACGTTGGGCGATTTGTTGCTCGAAAATCGGATCATCTTCCTGCAAGGAGAGATCTACGACGGCAACGCCAACGAGATCGTGATGAAGCTGTTGTATTTGCAGAGCGAAAATCGCCGCAAAGACATTCACTTCTACATCAACTCGCCCGGCGGCAGCGTGACGGCCACGATGGCGATGTACGACACGATGCAGATCCTCACCTGTCCCGTCGCGACGTATTGCGTGGGCCTCGCCGCCTCGGGGGGCGCGGTCATTCTCGCCGGCGGTGCCAAGGGGAAGCGATTCGCCTTGCCGCACTCGAAGGTGATGATCCATCAACCTGCCGGACAAGTCGGTGGGCAAGTCACCGATATCGAAATCCAGGCCAACGAAATCATGAAGACGCGCGAAGAACTCAACAAAGTTCTCGCGTTCCACACGGGCCAGCCGGTCGAACGGATCGCCAAAGACGTCGATCGCGATTATTACCTCACGGCCCAAGAGTCGAAAGATTACGGTCTCGTGGATGAAGTGTTGCTGAAGCCGCCGGTCGACCCGGACGCGGACGACAAGGACTAA